A stretch of Rhododendron vialii isolate Sample 1 chromosome 4a, ASM3025357v1 DNA encodes these proteins:
- the LOC131323672 gene encoding uncharacterized protein LOC131323672, with protein sequence MTNKPTNKSRPLQHPQPQSWQQTKREPRPDEYVAEQTAFTEPIYKLLNIIDKLPFFVWPTVLLGTVGSGPGMCTYHKECSHYTTQCQPFKRYLEELAATGHLNQWIDVRRNPLPPPPPIIGNLVSVIQGLVFEDRAAELCSEIDRAITTLPVCNVGISGKRKWEDQSLDNPITFTSDDLKGVQLSHTDALVVTITIDRSTVQRVLIDQGSSADVMFYSTFQSLGLSPAQFWTTSTPLVSFTGAPIWPLDLISLPVWAGSRALEIEFAVVASPSPYNLILGRSWLHEMKAVASTFHQVVKFAGWNGRQESFLGDQIQSKK encoded by the coding sequence ATGACCAACAAGCCGACCAACAAGAGTCGACCTCTGCAGCACCCTCAGCCACAATCATGGCAACAAACGAAGAGAGAACCACGGCCAGACGAGTACGTGGCCGAACAAACGGCATTCACCGAACCTATCTACAAACTCCTCAACATCATCGATAAACTaccattctttgtttggccaacaGTACTCTTAGGCACCGTCGGGAGCGGACCAGGGATGTGTACATATCATAAGGAGTGCAGCCACTACACTACACAATGCCAACCTTTCAAACGGTATCTAGAAGAGCTTGCAGCAACTGGGCATCTAAATCAGTGGATTGACGTTCGGCGAAAtccacttcctccacctccaccGATCATCGGTAATCTCGTAAGCGTTATACAAGGGCTGGTTTTCGAAGACAGGGCAGCCGAGCTTTGTTCAGAAATTGACAGAGCCATCACCACTTTACCCGTTTGCAACGTCGGCATTTCGGGAAAGCGAAAATGGGAAGATCAGAGCCTCGACAACCCTATTACTTTTACGTCTGACGACCTGAAAGGTGTGCAACTCTCTCATACAGACGCCCTCGTTGTTACTATTACTATTGATAGATCAACCGTTCAGCGGGTGTTGAtagatcaaggaagctcggcggaCGTAATGTTTTATTCAACATTTCAGAGCCTCGGATTATCTCCCGCTCAATTTTGGACAACGTCCACTCCTCTCGTGAGTTTTACTGGAGCCCCGATTTGGCCACTCGACTTAATCTCTCTCCCTGTGTGGGCTGGATCACGGGCTCTTGAGATCGAATTTGCAGTGGTCGCATCTCCCAGCCCATACAACTTAATACTCGGCCGAAGCTGGCTGCACGAGATGAAGGCAGTCGCTTCTACCTTTCACCAAGTGGTAAAATTTGCTGGATGGAATGGTCGTCAGGAAAGCTTCCTAGGGGATCAGATCCAGTCAAAGAAATGA
- the LOC131323671 gene encoding uncharacterized protein LOC131323671, with translation MTSQLRFVWTEEYEQALQSLKQYLSHASLLVKPLPDEDLYLYLAVSDHATSAVLVQKEGMEHQPIFYSSKTMTNSQTRYLPMEKLALALTDTSSRILKFSQDLANFDIQFEPRTAIKGWALADFFAELTPGLQDKANALATAAEEARIQDEEVLEEPCRHPAEPLHARYTLGQKKPKRQWRLFSGDAWRTTVDGASNVHGAGAGIVLVSPSGTVHESVVSIGYPATNNEAEYEALIAGLQLALRLDANSVHIFCDSQLIVGHLNGDYQAKDQRMNAYVSHVLTLFRRFGRVEVEWIAQEHNAHADTLAGLASVYRTSDSRTIIFDEVATLSFEQPCQLVMAISLGPSQLDPVIDYLKNQVLPLNKRNAYKLHCRAANFFLDPNDNLYRRTFTGPDLRVVHEDHVKTILEELHSGSCGAHSGGRSIAQHALTQGY, from the exons ATGACTAGCCAACTCAGATTTGTATGGACCGAAGAGTATGAGCAGGCTTTGCAATCCTTAAAGCAATACCTGTCCCACGCTTCTTTGCTCGTCAAGCCCCTTCCTGACGAAGATTTATATCTTTATCTTGCTGTTTCGGATCATGCTACCAGCGCAGTGCTTGTTCAGAAAGAGGGGATGGAGCATCAACCAATCTTCTACTCAAGCAAAACGATGACGAACtctcagacgaggtatctgccCATGGAGAAATTGGCATTGGCCCTC ACGGACACTTCAAGCCGGATCCTGAAATTCTCTCAAGACCTAGCCAATTTTGACATCCAATTTGAACCTCGGACTGCCATCAAGGGTTGGGCCttggccgacttctttgccgaGCTCACTCCCGGATTGCAAGACAAAgccaatgccttggccaccgcTGCGGAAGAAGCTCGGATTCAGGACGAAGAAGTTTTGGAAGAACCATGTCGCCATCCCGCGGAGCCCCTCCACGCTCGGTACACCCTAGGACAAAAGAAACCGAAGCGGCAATGGAGGCTCTTCTCTGGCGACGCCTGGCGAACGACCGTCGATGGAGCCTCGAATGTTCACGGGGCTGGTGCAGGCATCGTCCTTGTGTCTCCGAGTGGGACTGTGCATGAAAGCGTGGTTTCGATTGGGTACCCGGCAACGAACAACGAAgcggaatatgaagctctgattgcaggcctccaacttgctcttcggcTTGATGCAAATTCGGTTCACATCTTTTGTGACTCTCAGCTTATTGTGGGTCACTTGAACGGcgattatcaagccaaagacCAGCGTATGAATGCTTACGTCAGCCACGTATTGACCTTGTTCCGAAGAtttggccgagtggaagtggaaTGGATCGCTCAGGAGCACAATGCGCATGCTGACACCCTGGCAGGTCTTGCTTCGGTTTACCGGACCTCGGACAGTCGCACTATTATCTTTGACGAAGTCGCAACGCTGAGCTTCGAGCAACCATGCCAACTAGTAATGGCGATTTCCCTCGGTCCAAGTCAACTAGATCCAGTAATTGATTATCTGAAGAACCAGGTGTTACCACTGAACAAACGCAACGCATACAAACTCCATTGCCGAGCAGCTAATTTTTTCCTGGATCCAAATGACAACCTCTACCGACGGACTTTCACTGGCCCAGATTTGCGTGTCGTCCACGAAGACCACGTGAAGACCATTCTGGAGGAACTCCACTCGGGAAGCTGTGGGGCGCATTCCGGAGGACGGTCCATTGCACAGCATGCGTTGACGCAGGGCTATTAG